Proteins encoded by one window of Erysipelothrix rhusiopathiae:
- the proB gene encoding glutamate 5-kinase, which produces MNREVLRDKKRIVVKVGSSSLTHKESGDLNFRKLEQLVRVLADLKSQGKEVVLVSSGAQAVGRKALNLSQIPDKMAKKQALAAIGQAKLMMTYQRLFAEYNQIVAQVLLTKHTMFKEESRNNAKNTFHELLEMGVIPIVNENDTVATHEIEFGDNDHLSAFVLAMIDADLLIILSDIDGFYTDDPSQNEDARLIEYVEKIDERHLKMGKETSSSAVGTGGMSAKIDAGRIVTSSGADMVLANGKDVNILHQILDGEVVGTYFKANKSESFDLEAYL; this is translated from the coding sequence ATGAATAGAGAAGTTTTGAGAGATAAAAAACGTATTGTTGTGAAAGTAGGGTCATCATCCCTTACGCATAAAGAATCAGGAGATTTAAATTTTCGTAAACTCGAGCAACTCGTCCGCGTTTTGGCTGATTTAAAAAGCCAAGGTAAAGAAGTTGTGCTTGTGTCTTCTGGAGCACAAGCTGTTGGTCGAAAGGCTTTAAATCTATCTCAAATCCCCGATAAAATGGCTAAAAAGCAGGCATTAGCGGCGATTGGTCAAGCTAAATTAATGATGACGTACCAACGGTTATTTGCGGAGTATAATCAAATTGTTGCGCAAGTATTGCTTACAAAGCATACAATGTTTAAAGAAGAAAGTCGTAATAACGCGAAGAATACTTTCCATGAACTGTTAGAAATGGGTGTTATTCCGATTGTGAATGAAAATGATACCGTTGCGACGCATGAGATTGAGTTTGGGGATAATGACCATCTCAGTGCGTTTGTACTTGCGATGATTGATGCGGATTTACTCATTATTCTTTCGGATATTGATGGGTTTTACACGGATGATCCATCACAAAATGAAGATGCACGACTCATCGAATATGTGGAGAAAATTGATGAGCGTCATCTAAAGATGGGAAAAGAAACAAGTTCGTCTGCAGTTGGTACGGGTGGTATGAGTGCCAAGATTGATGCAGGTCGCATTGTAACCAGTTCGGGAGCAGATATGGTTTTGGCGAACGGGAAAGACGTGAATATTCTTCATCAAATTCTTGATGGGGAAGTAGTTGGAACTTATTTTAAAGCAAATAAATCAGAATCGTTTGATTTAGAAGCTTATTTATAG
- a CDS encoding G5 domain-containing protein, with the protein MKKRITLLLCIVLLTGCGAKTEPEEVLESKTLTTKDVELLKKHGLDVTESNEVKVDKDGNMIFTVDEKEVKVPFTLLDDKEADKKLTETLKEQKEVSKKDTDPKKNSKKDTKKDSKKESKTEASKETKKEEKKEVEKKQDKASEKKEPTVTYREAKDYESIAFSEEYREDASMNKGESYVQRDGENGKKEIVYSVKVVDGVDTEWTVKSSSVIKNPVNKIIVNGTYEARGSISDGYATEVYNLINANRRAKGLSNLTWSNSLYNSAQIRAKEISVLFEHTRPNGQSVLAMANDINGENIVYGRIDMDFLVNLWMNSPGHYGNIMNDFKYTATAVYIEDGYAYAVQLFGY; encoded by the coding sequence ATGAAAAAACGAATTACCTTATTATTATGTATTGTATTGTTAACAGGTTGTGGCGCAAAGACAGAACCCGAAGAAGTGCTTGAGTCTAAAACACTTACAACAAAAGATGTGGAACTTCTAAAAAAACATGGCTTGGATGTTACTGAGAGTAATGAAGTTAAGGTTGATAAAGATGGTAATATGATCTTTACTGTTGATGAAAAGGAAGTTAAAGTTCCATTTACTTTACTCGATGATAAAGAAGCAGATAAAAAATTAACTGAAACATTGAAGGAACAGAAAGAGGTATCTAAAAAAGATACTGATCCGAAAAAAAATTCAAAAAAAGACACCAAAAAGGATTCGAAAAAAGAATCAAAAACAGAGGCTTCTAAAGAAACTAAAAAAGAAGAGAAAAAAGAAGTTGAGAAGAAACAAGATAAAGCTTCTGAGAAGAAAGAACCAACGGTGACTTATCGTGAAGCGAAAGACTATGAGTCCATCGCATTTTCAGAAGAATACCGCGAGGATGCATCGATGAATAAAGGCGAAAGTTATGTTCAACGTGATGGAGAAAACGGTAAGAAAGAAATCGTCTATAGCGTAAAAGTTGTGGATGGTGTTGATACGGAGTGGACCGTGAAAAGTTCTTCAGTTATCAAAAACCCAGTTAATAAGATTATTGTGAATGGAACTTATGAAGCGAGAGGATCAATCAGTGATGGTTATGCGACAGAGGTTTATAACCTTATTAACGCGAACCGTCGTGCTAAAGGATTAAGTAATCTAACATGGTCAAACAGTCTTTATAATTCAGCACAAATAAGAGCTAAAGAGATTTCAGTTCTATTTGAACACACCCGTCCTAATGGGCAATCAGTCCTCGCGATGGCTAATGATATCAACGGTGAGAATATTGTATATGGTCGCATTGACATGGATTTCTTAGTTAACCTATGGATGAATTCTCCAGGACATTATGGTAATATCATGAATGACTTTAAATATACTGCGACAGCAGTTTATATTGAAGACGGTTATGCATACGCAGTACAATTATTTGGATATTAG
- a CDS encoding HAD family hydrolase, translating into MNYDAVIYDLDGTVVNTFDMNLYPLMKIVEEELGIEMTYDELMHLTCYDGHGVLNALGISTDVYPRWVQYVNEYPHPATLFEGIESVIRELDDKVKQGVASSKRRLQYDIDVVENGMDEYFKAVVLSGDTKHHKPHPEPLLVCAEMLDIDPKRALYIGDSIFDYQAAKAAGMAFGLASWGNISMEGMDDIDWILKTPSDILKAVL; encoded by the coding sequence ATGAACTATGATGCAGTTATCTACGATCTTGATGGGACGGTCGTAAACACATTTGATATGAACCTTTACCCATTAATGAAAATTGTTGAAGAGGAACTTGGAATAGAGATGACATATGATGAGCTGATGCACTTAACGTGTTATGACGGACACGGTGTTTTAAATGCATTAGGAATCTCTACGGATGTTTATCCCCGATGGGTTCAATATGTCAATGAATACCCCCATCCCGCAACGTTATTTGAAGGAATTGAATCTGTAATTCGAGAACTTGATGACAAAGTAAAACAAGGTGTCGCTTCATCAAAACGACGCTTGCAATATGACATTGATGTTGTAGAAAATGGAATGGATGAGTATTTTAAGGCTGTTGTGTTATCTGGAGACACTAAGCATCATAAACCACATCCTGAGCCGCTGCTTGTATGTGCAGAAATGCTTGATATCGATCCAAAACGTGCTTTATATATTGGAGACAGTATCTTTGACTACCAAGCAGCTAAAGCCGCTGGAATGGCTTTTGGGCTTGCAAGTTGGGGAAATATTTCAATGGAAGGAATGGATGATATTGACTGGATACTAAAAACACCGTCCGACATCCTAAAAGCGGTATTGTAA
- a CDS encoding serine hydrolase domain-containing protein: protein MNSIIEQAHKMVDAGHVSGLALAIYENGTWTETIYGHTTFGGPTLEATHQFDIASITKLFTTTRILQLCDQGVLSLDAPIQKYIKAFKQPNITIAQCLLHRSGMAPSVTGRAEMDRQQIYNSVMNCVDFINTPNQIMVYSCINYLILGYLIEAVDTNLEQSLHNSIFKPLNMTNSMFNPKNMLLCVPTEKTKKYGLIQGIVHDETARNCGGIAGNAGIFSTLHDLKRFMEAMLTSDSRLLTSEYHQLIRETDIELRSYGWNRYVHHDMNACYHTGFTGPMVIFHNDRAMILLAHRVHPSREDHGYLKQREALIQSFLHKKKK, encoded by the coding sequence ATGAATTCAATTATAGAGCAAGCACACAAGATGGTTGATGCTGGACACGTAAGTGGCCTTGCTCTTGCCATCTATGAAAATGGAACATGGACTGAGACAATTTATGGGCACACAACATTTGGAGGACCAACACTTGAAGCAACACATCAATTCGATATTGCTTCAATCACCAAATTATTCACAACAACACGAATCCTCCAGCTTTGTGATCAAGGTGTACTTTCTTTAGATGCACCCATTCAAAAATATATCAAAGCCTTTAAACAACCCAATATCACAATCGCACAATGTCTGCTTCATCGATCTGGTATGGCACCAAGTGTTACTGGACGCGCAGAAATGGATCGCCAACAAATCTATAATAGTGTCATGAATTGTGTCGATTTTATAAATACACCAAATCAAATAATGGTCTACTCATGTATTAATTATTTAATCCTGGGATACCTTATCGAGGCTGTCGACACCAATTTAGAACAAAGCCTCCATAATTCGATTTTTAAACCCTTAAACATGACGAATTCGATGTTTAATCCTAAAAATATGCTCTTGTGTGTTCCTACAGAAAAAACAAAGAAATACGGCTTAATCCAAGGTATTGTCCACGATGAGACTGCGCGAAACTGTGGTGGTATTGCTGGTAATGCCGGTATCTTTTCCACTTTGCACGATTTGAAACGGTTTATGGAAGCAATGCTTACTTCAGATTCTCGACTTTTAACATCAGAGTACCATCAACTAATACGAGAAACTGATATTGAATTACGTTCGTATGGATGGAACCGTTATGTTCATCATGACATGAATGCGTGTTATCATACGGGTTTTACCGGTCCTATGGTTATATTTCATAACGATCGCGCAATGATTTTGCTTGCGCATCGCGTTCATCCAAGTCGTGAAGATCACGGCTATCTCAAACAGCGTGAAGCTCTGATTCAATCGTTTCTTCATAAAAAAAAGAAATAG
- a CDS encoding phosphatase PAP2 family protein, protein MELSILNWIQTLRTPMLDRFFALFTSLGDHGEIWFIILLILFVMKKTRKVAILGLIAISVEVVLISGIIKPIVMRPRPFYANPVDLIISVPRGSSFPSGHAASSFAVAMILYFNNIKYKPIYISLAILMAFSRLYAYVHYPSDVLVGTLLGIFIAYEVTKYQDVLFIIMNSILVRIGIKKEIAP, encoded by the coding sequence ATGGAACTATCAATTTTAAATTGGATACAGACTTTGAGAACACCGATGTTAGATCGCTTTTTCGCGCTCTTTACATCACTTGGAGATCATGGAGAGATTTGGTTTATAATTCTATTAATTCTATTTGTAATGAAAAAAACACGCAAGGTCGCAATACTAGGGCTCATTGCGATTTCGGTAGAGGTTGTATTAATTAGTGGCATTATTAAACCAATTGTCATGCGACCACGACCATTCTACGCAAATCCTGTGGACTTAATCATCTCGGTCCCAAGGGGATCTTCTTTTCCTTCAGGACATGCAGCCAGCTCTTTCGCAGTCGCGATGATTTTGTATTTCAATAATATTAAGTACAAACCAATTTATATATCATTAGCGATATTAATGGCATTCTCGAGACTCTATGCATACGTTCATTACCCATCCGATGTCTTGGTTGGGACACTGTTGGGAATTTTTATCGCATATGAAGTTACAAAATATCAGGATGTTCTTTTTATAATTATGAATTCAATCCTTGTAAGAATTGGTATAAAAAAAGAAATAGCACCTTAA
- a CDS encoding metal ABC transporter permease codes for MTISIPVQIMMIAVVVALSCSLLGVFLVLKKMAMMSDAITHTILLGIVIGFFITHDFNSPLLILGASITGVLTVYLIEMLQGTRLLSEESSIGVVFPLLFSIAIILITRYAGSVHLDTDAVLLGEIAFAPFDTMLVLGMELPKSLVTMSVILVIDLIFVVIFFKELKLTSFDPLLAATLGFAPVFLHYALMTLISVTAVGAFNAVGSVLVIAFMIGPPITAFLLTHDLVKLILISSGFAVFNAISGYQFASYFDVSIAGSMALMTGISFGIVFLFSPREGLISNKIRRHQQKSEFAELTVLFHLFNHEESDVEAEEAGVWSIYEHLNWSQTKIQKIIESLEMKKYVTIDRDIIKLTNLGREVSINHAETIFDR; via the coding sequence ATGACAATATCAATTCCAGTACAAATTATGATGATTGCGGTTGTCGTAGCATTATCTTGTTCATTACTTGGAGTATTCTTAGTACTTAAAAAAATGGCGATGATGAGTGATGCAATTACGCATACAATTCTGTTAGGGATTGTAATTGGATTCTTTATCACACATGATTTCAATTCACCTTTACTAATCTTAGGTGCTTCCATTACGGGAGTTCTAACGGTTTACTTAATTGAGATGTTACAGGGTACACGGCTTCTTTCGGAAGAGTCATCTATTGGTGTCGTATTCCCTTTGCTCTTTAGTATCGCGATTATCTTAATTACCCGTTATGCGGGTTCGGTTCATTTAGATACGGATGCCGTACTCTTGGGTGAAATCGCATTTGCGCCATTTGATACGATGCTTGTGTTAGGTATGGAATTACCAAAGAGCTTAGTAACCATGTCTGTTATTTTGGTTATCGACTTAATCTTTGTAGTAATTTTCTTTAAAGAACTTAAACTTACAAGTTTTGATCCACTTCTCGCAGCGACACTTGGTTTTGCGCCAGTGTTCTTGCATTATGCATTAATGACGTTAATTTCTGTAACGGCTGTCGGTGCATTTAATGCGGTTGGATCTGTTCTTGTAATCGCATTTATGATTGGGCCACCAATCACAGCATTCTTATTGACACATGACTTAGTTAAATTAATTCTAATCAGTTCCGGATTTGCAGTTTTCAATGCAATTTCTGGATATCAATTTGCGAGTTACTTTGATGTTTCTATCGCAGGAAGTATGGCACTGATGACAGGAATATCATTTGGTATCGTATTTCTCTTCTCACCACGAGAGGGTTTAATTTCAAATAAAATTCGCCGTCACCAACAAAAAAGCGAGTTTGCTGAACTTACAGTCTTATTCCATCTGTTTAATCACGAAGAAAGTGATGTTGAAGCAGAAGAAGCAGGCGTATGGAGTATTTACGAACACCTCAACTGGTCTCAAACAAAGATACAAAAAATTATTGAAAGTTTAGAAATGAAAAAGTATGTCACAATTGATCGAGATATAATTAAACTAACGAATTTAGGCCGTGAAGTAAGTATCAATCATGCTGAAACAATCTTTGACCGCTAG
- a CDS encoding metal ABC transporter permease → MINAIIDLFSNYTFQIVALGSIALGILTGVTGTFAVLRKQSLLGDSIAHSALAGITVAFIMTGTKNTEILLLGALIAGLLATFIINSISNNTRINFESAMALVMSVFFGVGFILLTHIQKMPDSQQAGLERFLFGQAATILQRDVYFVIGVTLVVVVLMILLWKEIKVFSFDPIYAHSIGLSTQFLNIVLSGFIVAAIIMGIQMVGVVLMSALIIAPAVAARQWTHSLTGMTILAAVFGAISGLGGTIVSSLINKFPTGPAIVVIASSIVIISLLFAPGRGIINKGMRQHDAKQAFEADMAIINLLTHQLLDIDAHFTKEQLQEACIIDHHREGKSFDRLFNNLKKRHMVERVDDSMYFKLTRVAKLEYEQNRGDQL, encoded by the coding sequence ATGATAAATGCAATTATAGATTTGTTTAGTAATTATACATTTCAAATCGTTGCACTTGGATCGATTGCGTTAGGAATTCTTACTGGAGTTACTGGAACATTTGCAGTACTTCGAAAACAAAGTTTACTTGGAGACAGTATCGCTCACTCTGCATTAGCGGGGATTACGGTGGCATTTATTATGACCGGTACTAAAAACACAGAAATACTGCTTCTAGGTGCACTTATTGCAGGTCTTCTTGCAACGTTTATTATTAACTCAATCTCAAATAACACTCGAATCAACTTCGAGAGTGCAATGGCACTTGTTATGTCGGTATTCTTTGGAGTAGGATTTATTCTTCTTACTCACATTCAAAAAATGCCTGATTCACAACAAGCAGGGTTGGAACGCTTTCTATTTGGTCAAGCAGCCACGATCTTACAAAGAGATGTTTACTTTGTAATTGGTGTAACACTTGTCGTAGTTGTGCTCATGATTCTGTTGTGGAAAGAAATTAAAGTATTCTCATTTGATCCTATTTATGCACACTCAATTGGGTTATCAACACAATTTCTCAATATTGTATTATCAGGATTTATTGTTGCAGCGATTATTATGGGAATTCAAATGGTGGGTGTAGTCCTCATGTCTGCACTTATCATTGCTCCTGCTGTTGCTGCGCGTCAATGGACACACTCTTTGACGGGAATGACAATTCTTGCTGCAGTATTTGGTGCAATTTCAGGTCTTGGTGGAACAATCGTAAGTTCTCTCATAAATAAATTTCCTACAGGACCTGCAATTGTCGTAATCGCAAGCAGTATTGTTATTATCAGTCTTCTTTTTGCTCCTGGACGCGGAATTATCAACAAAGGGATGCGACAACATGATGCAAAACAAGCATTTGAAGCTGATATGGCGATTATTAACTTATTGACACATCAGTTGTTAGATATTGATGCACATTTTACAAAAGAGCAACTACAAGAAGCATGTATCATTGATCATCATCGCGAAGGAAAATCATTTGATCGTCTCTTCAATAACCTCAAGAAACGTCATATGGTTGAACGTGTGGATGACTCAATGTACTTCAAACTAACACGTGTTGCGAAATTAGAATACGAACAAAATCGAGGTGATCAGTTATGA
- a CDS encoding metal ABC transporter ATP-binding protein has protein sequence MAEKEYAIEVEDLTVTYDVKPVLWDCDVKFEKGKLTAIVGPNGAGKSTMIKAIMGLLKPISGKITINGQHQKDEYKNIAYVPQSGSVDWDFPATVEDIVLMGRYGHIGWIKRPRKEDREIANEMLERVGMSAYRDRQISQLSGGQQQRVFLARALTQQAEIYILDEPLKGVDVKTEEILMTLLKELAASGKTVIVVHHDLTSIEGYFDNIALVNVKLVAWGPVQNTFTQENLKLTYHTDVGGIVKS, from the coding sequence ATGGCAGAGAAGGAATATGCAATCGAAGTAGAAGATTTGACGGTTACTTATGACGTTAAACCTGTTTTGTGGGATTGTGACGTGAAATTTGAAAAAGGTAAATTGACCGCAATTGTTGGGCCAAATGGTGCCGGTAAATCGACCATGATTAAGGCGATTATGGGTCTTTTAAAACCTATTTCAGGGAAAATAACCATTAACGGACAGCATCAAAAAGATGAGTATAAGAATATCGCTTATGTACCTCAAAGCGGAAGTGTTGACTGGGATTTTCCAGCAACCGTGGAAGACATCGTTTTGATGGGGCGTTATGGCCACATTGGTTGGATTAAACGTCCACGTAAAGAAGACCGTGAGATTGCTAATGAGATGCTCGAACGTGTTGGGATGAGTGCATATCGAGATCGACAAATCAGTCAACTCTCTGGTGGTCAACAACAACGTGTTTTCCTTGCTCGTGCATTAACACAACAAGCTGAAATTTATATTTTAGATGAACCTCTAAAAGGAGTCGATGTTAAGACAGAAGAAATCTTAATGACACTTCTTAAAGAACTTGCTGCATCAGGTAAAACAGTTATTGTTGTGCATCACGACCTTACAAGTATTGAAGGATATTTTGATAACATTGCGCTAGTTAACGTAAAACTTGTTGCGTGGGGTCCAGTTCAAAATACCTTCACACAAGAAAACCTAAAACTTACCTACCATACAGATGTAGGAGGTATTGTAAAATCATGA
- a CDS encoding metal ABC transporter solute-binding protein, Zn/Mn family, which yields MKKILAVLLVSLLVLTGCKSAPNNPSTENDGKINVVATTTMIKDLVEIIGGDKVSVNGMMVAGVDPHLYKAKPSDVKAIQEADVVAFNGVHLEAKLDDVLSGLEGSGKNIIKLEDALEPSDIINDDEQGGHDPHIWFDVNLWKKSAQHVADKLSEFDAENKDYYQQNAAQYVSELVDMDTYIKNRIAEIPEQQRVLVTAHDAFAYFGRYFGVHVEAIQGISTQSEAGIADINKVSDLIVDRKIKAIYTESSVPKKTIESLQAAVKDRGFDVSIGGEIYSDSLKEDASYIETYKINVDTIVDNLK from the coding sequence ATGAAAAAAATATTAGCAGTTTTACTTGTTTCACTCTTGGTATTAACAGGGTGTAAATCAGCACCGAACAATCCATCAACGGAAAATGATGGGAAAATAAATGTTGTTGCGACAACTACAATGATCAAAGATCTTGTGGAAATTATTGGTGGCGATAAAGTATCTGTAAATGGAATGATGGTAGCAGGGGTTGACCCTCACTTGTATAAAGCCAAACCAAGTGATGTGAAAGCAATTCAAGAAGCAGACGTCGTCGCATTTAACGGAGTTCATCTTGAAGCCAAATTGGATGATGTACTCTCAGGTCTTGAAGGTTCAGGAAAAAACATTATCAAATTAGAAGATGCACTGGAACCAAGTGATATCATCAATGATGATGAGCAAGGTGGGCATGATCCACATATCTGGTTTGATGTAAATCTATGGAAAAAAAGTGCACAACATGTAGCAGATAAATTATCAGAATTTGACGCAGAAAATAAAGACTATTATCAACAAAATGCAGCACAATATGTATCAGAGTTAGTAGATATGGATACATATATTAAAAACCGCATCGCTGAGATTCCTGAACAGCAACGTGTGTTAGTAACAGCTCATGATGCATTCGCATACTTCGGTCGTTACTTTGGCGTTCATGTGGAAGCAATTCAAGGAATTTCAACACAATCTGAAGCTGGTATTGCAGACATTAATAAAGTTTCAGACTTGATTGTTGATCGAAAAATTAAAGCAATTTATACAGAATCAAGCGTACCTAAGAAAACAATTGAATCCTTACAAGCAGCAGTAAAAGATCGTGGCTTTGATGTTTCAATTGGTGGAGAAATCTATTCGGACTCCTTAAAAGAAGATGCGAGCTATATCGAAACGTATAAAATTAACGTTGATACAATTGTAGACAACTTAAAATAA
- a CDS encoding metal-dependent transcriptional regulator has product MTPNREDYIKTIYSCNEKNEKLTNKELAERLGVSPASTSEMVRKLIESDHVVKDKELGLSLTEKGTLEAKTLVRKHRLWEVFLVEHLGYSWTEVHEDAEVLEHGTSELLANRLNEFLGFPEHCPHGSRIYGNTTADINQSVPLSSLKKGQRGVLSKVRDHEELLNYLEHVKLNLGATFEVVEVDPYEGPHHILIDNRHVPVSHKASQEIYVILDSEE; this is encoded by the coding sequence ATGACACCGAATCGTGAAGATTATATAAAAACAATTTACTCATGTAATGAAAAAAATGAAAAGCTAACCAATAAGGAACTTGCTGAACGATTAGGCGTTTCTCCTGCTTCAACAAGTGAGATGGTTCGTAAACTCATTGAATCAGATCATGTAGTTAAAGATAAAGAATTGGGATTATCTTTAACTGAAAAAGGGACGTTGGAAGCGAAAACCTTAGTTCGTAAGCACCGCCTTTGGGAAGTATTTCTAGTAGAGCATCTTGGTTATTCCTGGACTGAGGTTCATGAAGATGCGGAAGTTCTTGAACATGGTACTTCAGAACTCCTTGCAAATCGATTGAATGAATTCTTAGGATTTCCAGAACACTGTCCTCACGGAAGTCGTATTTATGGTAATACGACTGCAGATATTAATCAGTCTGTGCCATTGAGTTCACTTAAAAAAGGCCAACGTGGTGTGTTATCAAAAGTTAGGGATCATGAAGAGCTCTTAAATTATTTAGAACATGTGAAATTGAATTTAGGTGCAACGTTTGAAGTTGTGGAAGTTGATCCATATGAGGGACCCCACCATATCTTGATCGACAATCGACATGTTCCGGTTAGTCATAAAGCATCACAAGAAATCTACGTAATATTAGATAGCGAGGAATAG
- a CDS encoding metal-dependent hydrolase, translating to MKFIWHGHSCFEIICSENKRLIIDPFITENSLSSTEISKISVDAILITHAHEDHVGDAALIAKQNNAPIICIVELANYLEKEGLSTIGMNLGGTYHLPFASIKMTPALHSSSYKGKEMGVAAGFVIDDRHTRFYHAGDTALFSDMELIGPVDVACLPIGDHFTMGIDDAAHATHFISSRYYIPMHYNTFPLIEADPELFKEKCLPKKVIIPKIGELYHVN from the coding sequence ATGAAATTTATTTGGCACGGTCACTCGTGTTTTGAAATTATTTGTAGCGAGAACAAGCGCTTAATTATTGATCCCTTTATTACAGAAAATTCATTAAGCTCCACCGAAATTTCAAAAATATCCGTCGATGCTATCCTTATAACTCACGCACATGAAGATCATGTTGGCGATGCAGCATTAATCGCTAAACAAAACAATGCACCGATAATTTGTATTGTAGAACTTGCAAACTATTTAGAGAAAGAAGGTCTCTCAACCATTGGTATGAATCTTGGCGGTACGTACCACCTTCCCTTTGCATCCATAAAAATGACACCTGCTCTCCATTCTTCTTCGTATAAAGGAAAGGAAATGGGTGTTGCAGCTGGATTTGTAATCGATGATCGTCATACACGTTTCTATCATGCCGGAGATACTGCACTTTTTAGTGATATGGAACTTATCGGCCCAGTTGATGTCGCGTGTTTACCCATCGGTGATCACTTTACAATGGGTATTGATGATGCAGCACATGCTACTCACTTTATATCTTCCCGCTACTATATACCTATGCACTATAATACATTTCCCCTTATCGAAGCCGATCCCGAATTATTTAAAGAAAAATGTTTACCCAAAAAAGTTATCATTCCTAAAATAGGCGAACTTTACCATGTAAACTGA
- the pyrE gene encoding orotate phosphoribosyltransferase — protein MNTSKQIAQYLLEVEAVTLSPDHLFTWASGIKSPIYCDNRITMSYPQVRKFIAESFANEIKTLYPEVDYIVGTATAGIPQACWVSDLLDKPMAYVRPKPKDHGKGKQIEGMIPRGSKVIVIEDLISTGGSCIKVCDALEAEGIEVLCVYAVFTYELKKALVAFNEANITLHTLSNYSTLIQVAREMEAITDDNLELLQSWAIDPSSFK, from the coding sequence ATGAATACATCTAAACAAATTGCGCAATACTTACTCGAGGTAGAGGCAGTAACATTAAGTCCCGATCATCTCTTTACATGGGCAAGTGGGATTAAAAGCCCAATCTATTGTGATAATCGGATTACGATGAGTTATCCACAGGTTCGAAAATTTATCGCAGAGTCTTTTGCGAATGAAATTAAAACATTATATCCAGAAGTTGACTATATTGTTGGAACAGCAACTGCAGGAATACCACAAGCATGTTGGGTTTCGGATTTACTGGATAAGCCCATGGCTTATGTTCGACCTAAACCTAAAGATCATGGTAAAGGAAAACAGATTGAAGGCATGATTCCACGGGGATCTAAAGTGATTGTTATTGAAGACTTGATTTCAACTGGGGGAAGTTGTATTAAAGTTTGTGATGCACTTGAAGCCGAAGGCATCGAAGTTCTTTGTGTTTATGCAGTCTTTACTTATGAGCTTAAAAAAGCTCTTGTGGCTTTCAATGAAGCAAATATTACACTCCATACCTTATCGAATTACTCAACTTTGATTCAGGTTGCACGGGAAATGGAAGCGATAACGGATGATAACCTTGAGTTATTACAATCTTGGGCAATAGATCCATCATCATTTAAATAA